The stretch of DNA AGTCGCCGGCCTCGGGAGTTTCGGCAACCGCCTTGTCGCCGATCACCGCGGCTTGTCCGGCGCCGAAAGGACCTTCGGCCCACTTGGTCGCTTGGCTCAGCGGGAGTGTTCGTGCTTTCCCCAAGACAGCTGCCGCCGTTGTCGGCGCTTTCTCCTCGCCAGCAGGCGCTTGGTCGAGCGGCGCCACGAAGTCGGCGGGCTGCGATGGCTCGAACGCCGCTGCGTCGTTGGCGGTTGCGCTCGCGAGCCACTCGTCGAATCGCGGCCGTGCGGCGTCGCGCGTCGTGTTGACGTCCGTCTCGGCCTGGGCGATCTGCTTCGGGAGGGCTTCCCAGCGCTGGCGGTCTTCGGCCGACGGTACGACCACGATTGGCGGCGTGTCCTTGACGTTGCCGTCCATCGGCCGCTGGGTCGTGTTATTGAAGAACGCCGACAGCTCGTAGAACTCGCGCTGCGAAACAGGGTCGAACTTATGATCGTGGCACACGGCGCAGCCAACCGTCAGCCCCATCCACGCCAACGCCGAGGTTTCGGTGCGGTCGCGCGCGTAGAGGACGTTGTACTCCTCGTCGATCGCGCCCCCTTCACTCGTGGTGATGTTGCAACGGTTGAAGCCCGACGCGATCTTGTCTTCGAGCGTCGCGTCGGGCACGAGGTCGCCGGCGAGGTTCAGCAGCGTGAAGTGGTCGTAAGGCAGGTTGCGGTTGAAGGCGTCGATCACCCAATCGCGGTACTTCCACATCTCCCGGTAGTTGTCGATGTGGATGCCGTGCGTGTCGCCATAACGCGCCACGTCGAGCCACGTCCGCGCGCGGTGCTCGCCCCAGTCGGGTGACTCGAGGAGCCGATCGACAAGCCGCTCGTAGGCGTCGACGCGGGTGTCGTCGAGGAACTCCTGCACCAGCTCCGGCTTTGGCGGCAGGCCGGTGAGGTCGAGGCTCACGCGCCGCGCGAGCGCGCGGCGGGCGGCTTCGGGCGCCGGCGACAGCTTCTGCTCTTCCAGCTTTGCAGCGACGAAGTGGTCGATCTCGTTGCGCGGCCACCACGAGTTGGCGACTTGCGGCGGCGCCGGGCGCTTCGGCGGGATGAACGACCAGTGCGGCTCGTACTCGGCGCCCTCGGCGACCCACCGCTGGAGCGTCTCGATCTGCTCGGCGGTGAGCGTCTTCTTCGACTCGGGCGGCGGCATCTGCTCGTACTCTTCGTCCGAGAGGATGCGGCGGATCATCTCGCTCGAGTCGGCGTCCCCCGGAACGATGGCGCCCATCTCCACCGCGCCCATCCCGTCAGCGCCGTCGCGCTGGTCGAGGCGCAGGTCGGCTTGCCGCGATGCGCTGTCGGGGCCGTGGCACGACACGCAGGCGTCGAAGAGGATCGGGCGGATGTCGCGGTTGAAACGCAACTTCTCCGCCGCGGTGGCCGAGGGGAGCGCTCCACCGACAAGGAAAGCGGCGACGACCGTTAGTCGAACGAGGCGACGCGAACCAGCCATGGGCGTCTCACTGCAAGGACAAGAGCCCGCGGCTTGGTCGTTGGTGAACCGGGGCTAACTTGGATTGCCCCGCCTTATAACGCCAGGCCGCGGCGATTTTCTGAGCCTAATCGATGGCGTCGCAAGGCTCAACCTCGCCGCAAGGGCGCCGACTTGCCCAGCGTATGAAGAATCACGCCGCGAGATGGAGAATGGCGCCCAGAATCCTGAATATCCAGTCGCCTGCCAGAAAGAAATAAGGAACCGCAGAGGCACGGAGAGCACGGAGCGACGCACAGAGGGGTTTTTCCTCAGTGCTTTCCTCCGTGCCCTCAGTGGCTCCGTGGTCCATTAGTTAGAATCGGTTGCTCAACGGCCGTGGTGCTCGATCGCGGCGGGGAGCTCCGGGTCGACGAGGCCGCGCTCGCCACGGCCCTCGTCGTCGATGCGGATGTCGGCGACGCGTTGGATGCGCGGCAGGTCGGCGTCCCAGTAGCGATTGAGCTGTTCGCGCGACGGCGTGTGGTAGGGGCGCACGAAGCGGAAGCCGACGTCCTGGGCGTCGTCGTTGGCGAACCACCAAGGGCTCTTGGGCCGGTTGGGGTCGTAGTCCTGCCAAGTGTCGTCGTCCGACGCTCGGCGCGCGGCGCTGGTCGCTTCCTCAGTAGCGAGGAAAGCCGAGCCACCTTTCAGTACGCGCGGGAAGAGCTTGGTCGGCCAAGCGACCGGCGGCTCGCCGCTGGGGCCGTCTTCGTCGTTGAGGTCTGAGTAGGGCGCCTCAGAATAAGCGTCGAGCACCCACTCGCTGGCGTTGCCGTGCATGTCGTAGAGACCCCACGGGTTGGGCCGCTTCTGTGCGACCGCTTGCGTCTCGTAGTCGGCGTTGTTGTCGGTCCAGGCATACTCGTCGATCACATCGTTGTCGTTACCGAACGAGTAGGCCGTCGTCGTCCCCGCCCGGCAGGCGTGCTCCCACTCCGCTTCACTCGGCAGCCGGTAGCGGTCGCCAGACAACAGGCTCAGCCACTTCGTGTACTGCTTGGCGGCGAACTGCGTCATCGACACGGCGGGCAGGTCGGGCTCGTCGCCCGAGCCAAACGTGAAGCTGGCTTCGTAGAGCTTCGACGGCGCCGTCACCGCATCGACGCGGTTGTCGTCGGTCACTTGGCGGACGCCCGCGTCGTCGAACTTCTCGAAGACGGTGCAGAGGTCCATGTAAAGCCGGTACTCGGCCCAGGTGACCTCGGTGCGGCCGATCCAGTAGGGCGCCAGCTCGACGGTCACGGTCTCGCCCGTTTCTAGGTCGCCGACGGTCGTCTTGCCGCCGGGGATCGGCTCCATCCAGAAGGTGACCGAAGAGCCGGGGATCGTCGCCTCGTAAGGAACCAGGAAGACCCCGTCCAACTCGACGTAGCGGCCTTGGTCAGGACGTGCCTCTAGGACGCCCTCACGTTGCGCGTAGCACGTCGAAACGGCCATCGTGGACAGAATCAGCAGTCGGACAAAAGCGGTCAAATTCAAGCCATTGAGCAGGGTTGTAGGAGAGCCGACGACGTTAGTCGCCGGTGGGTGTCAGGGGAAATGGCATGGTTCGTAGCGCCCACCGGCGACTAACGTCGCCGGCTCGCCGTCTATCGAGATGGTGAAGCGTTACGCTTTCGCTAGCACGCCGGGGATTGCGACGGGCGGTTCGGGGACGTCGCTCCAGCTGTACTGGTCGGGGCCGAGGCGTGTCGGGTCGGCGATCGCTTCGTCCCACGACAGGGTCTGGCCCGAGTACGCCGCCATCCGGCCGAGGTGCGCGATCCGCGTGCTGTTGACCATGTAGTGGCCGTTGTCGATCGGCTCGTTGTCGCGGATCGACTTGAAGAACTCGACGTGCTCGTTGAGGTACATGCTCGGCTTGGGGCCGTCGTACCGCCACTCGCTGCCGCTGGGGTTCCAAATCCGGTTGGCGAGGATCTCGGCCTTGCCCTTGGTGCCGTGGACGATCTCATCAACCCGCTGCGTGCACTTGTGCTGCTGACGGCAGGTGAAGTAGACGCTCTGGCCGGTGGGGTACTCGTAGAAGACCGTGAAGTGGTCGAAGACGTTGCCGTACTTGGGATCGGTCCGCTGCTGCCGACCGCCGATGCCCATCGCCTTGGTGGGGCTGAGGTCGCCGAGCAGCCAGGCGGTCTTGTCGAGCGAGTGGATCGCTTGCTCGGCGATGATGTCGCCCGACAGCCACGTGTAGTAGAGCCAGTTGCGTAGCTGGTACTCCATGCGGCTCCAGTCGGCCTTGTCGCCGCGGTGCCACAGCGTGTCGGAGTTGTAGCACGACTCGATCGCCACGATCTCGCCGATCGCGCCGTCCTCGATCCGCTTCATGGTCTCACGGACGCCGAGGTCGTAACGCCAGCAGAGGCCCGAGACGATCGACAGCCCCTTCGAGGCGGCGAGCTTGCACGTCTCGGCAATGCTCGCCGCGCCCGCCATATCGACGGAGACCGGCTTCTCGATAAAGACGTGCTTCCCCTTCTCGACCGCGTAGGCGAACTGCTCGGGGCGGAAGTGGGGCGGCGTCGCCAGGATCACGACATCGACGCCCGAGTCGATCACCTTCTTGAAATTGTCGAAGCCATCGAACACGTGGTCCTTGTCGACCGCGACGCGGTCGGCGACCGAGTCCTCGAACTGGATCGCTTCGAGACCGCCCTCGGCGCGGTCCAGGAACGCGTCACCGACGGCGACGAGCTTCGTGTTCGGGTCGGCAGTCAGGGCGTCGATCGCGGCGCCGCGGCCACGCCCGCCGCAGCCTACCAGCCCGACGCGCATCGTCTCGTCGGCGCCGGAGTGCGCCGCGCGGGCGATAGGGTTCGCCGCGAGCGTCGCCGCCAGCGAGCCCGCGGCGACGGAATGCTTCAAGAAGTCACGACGACTGGCGTCGGAAGCGGTATTGGCTGAGCTATTATTCGGCATGGCCGTCTCCTCGTTCATGTAAGTCTAGGCTGCTCAACCGAGCAGCACCTGATCCATCCGCCGGCTGATGTCGGCGAGCTCGTCGCGCCCGCCGCCGGTCACCTCGGCCGTACACCAGCCTGAGAAGTTGATCTCAGCCAAGGCCTCACGCACGGCGGCCCAATTCACGTCGCCGTCGCCGATCTTGCAGAAACCGGCGGTGACGCCCCAGTCCTTGACGTCGAGCTTGACGATCCGCGAGCCGAGCACCCGAATCCAGTTCTCACTGGCCGAGAACTTCTGGCTGTTGCCGATGTCGTAGTACGAACCGACCCAGGGGCTATCGATCTCGTCGAGGTAGTCGCGGAGCTGCTCCGGCGTTTCGCAGAAGCCGTTCCAGACATTCTCGATCAGCACCCGTACGCCCAACAGCGAAGCGAGCGGCAAGACCTTCTTGATCTCGGCGACCGAGCGCTTCCAGACCTGATCGTGGTTGGCTTCTTCGTTGACGACGCCCGGCACGAGCAGAACGGTGAAGCCGCCCATCGCGTGCGCGTCGCGGATCGCTTGTTCGAGGATCGCCCGCGCGGCGTCGCGCGTCGCTTGGTCGGGCGCCGAGAGACGCACCTGCCAGTGGCGCTCGTTGACGAGGCCGTGGATCGGCATGCCGGTCTGCGCCACAGCGGCGCGGAGCTCGTCGATCGGGGGCTGGCCGGGGCTGATCAGCTCCATGCCGTCGTAGCCCAGCTCTTGGCAGAGCTGGAACTTGTCGAGCGGCGGGCCATCGATATCGATCATGCCCCACTTCACCGCCTTGCGGAATGTCTTGACGTCATCGCCGAGACCTGTCGGGGCAGGGCCTGTCGGGGCAGGGGAGAGGCCGCTGGACGTCTCGGCAATCGCGCGCTTCGGCGCGGCGGCGACCGCGGCGGTGGCCGCGATGACGGCGCCGAAACGCCGGCGGCTGAGATTTATGTTCATTCGGCTTTATCCTCTCAGTAACGCGTCGCTGCGTGGCGGCGGCGCCAATCGATCAATTTCAGAGTGAAAAGCATCACTGCGCTGGACGGCTCGGGCACGGCTTTCGCCGATGTCGTGGCGGCGTAGGCGTCGCGCCAGACGGTGTAATCGGCGGCGTCCACGGCGCCGTCGCCATTGCCATCGGCCGTTGTGTCGACGGAACCATACCGCGCCAGCCAATGTGAATAATCGGCGAGGTCCACGTCGCCATCGGCGTCGTAGTCGCCCGCAAGCGGCGGAGTGGCGATTTCGTAGCGATACGCGTTCCCCAGCGCGCCGGTCGCGGCGGCGTCGGGCACGTAGTCGGGACCGGCGGCGTCGTTGGTCTGCACGAGGAAGTCAAACCCCTCAGCGCCACCAACGGCCGCCAACGGCAGCGACCATTCGATGTCGTCTGTCGTCGTGGCGTCGGCGGGGATGTCTTGCAAGAAGTTCCAAGAGAACGTCCCCTGCGTCTTTCCCTGGAACCCGTAGAGCCGGTTGTTGAGCACGAGATAGTCGGCGCCGATCGCAAACGCGCCGCCATCGCCGTAGTAGCCGGTGCCGCGATCACCGTCCGTATCAAGATAAATCCGATGCGCCGAGCCGAGTGCGGCAGGTTGACCGTTGCCGGCGTTGAACGTGAGCCTGATGAAGAGATCGTCGGTGTCATTGGCGATCGTTACTGAGTCGATGTCGAGCGCCGCCGGCGTGTCGCCGGCCGGGTCGGCGTCGAAAGCCGCGACGCCCGCCCAGCCGTCGCGCGGCGCATCGATGACAATGGCGCCATCCGCCACGAAGTTGCTCAGCGTTTGCAGCGGGCCTTCGACACGGTTATTCACCGCAGCGACTTTGGCGACGAATTGGTCCCAGTAAGTCGGCAACCGGTCCCACGGGTTACCGAGCACGTCATCGGTGAAGTAGACGCCGCCGACATTCCGCTCGACCGCCAGATCGACGTAGCTCGCCGCCGTGTCGCCCGAGGCGAGCGTGTGCAGCAGATTCACAAACCGCGTGCTGTCGTAGTCGGCGTTCCAGGCCGAAGGCGTATGGCCAGGGTAGGTCGAGCCGAAGTTCTCCCACACCATCAGCCGGTCCGCCGTGGGGCGGGTGAGGTAAGCCTCGACGGTGGTTGTGCCCGGGTTGCCCATCACCTCCCACTCGGGGTTGATCCCCTTCACGTGTTCATAGATCGCGTTGTAGTAATCCAGCACGGCCGGGTCGCTGGTGTTGGTGAACTCATCAACGAAGATGCCCTCGATCGGGTACCACTGGGCGTAGCGGTCGATATCGGTGAGCACTTGATTCAGCGGACGCGCGCCGTAGCTGCTGTAGACATAGCCGATCAGGTTGCCGCCCGCCGTCGTGAACGCATCCGTGACGGCGTCATAGTTGGCGTCCCGGTTGGCGCCGGGGCCGTTGCCGGGATTCATGATCGCGGTGATCGGCGCTTGGTCTAGAGCCGCCGTCATGCGCCCCCAATCGCTCCCCGGCGAGGGGTAAAAGTAGGCGGGGACGATAATCTCCAGCGCGAAGGCCGCGCCCGCTGACGCGCCCACCAAGGGCAGGATGGCCAGCAGCGTCAGCAGGCGGGCGATCGCTCCACCCCAGGATCGGTAGCTCGGAATTAGCGGTCTTGGCGTCACGGGTCCCTTCAGCGTCCGTTGGAAGAGCGACGCGCCAGCGCGCCCAGGGCAAACGCCGCCAGCAACAAGGCGGTTGGCTCGGGCACGCTCACGGCAGCGGGGGTCCCAGGAGCGCCGTAGTTGTTCG from Botrimarina mediterranea encodes:
- a CDS encoding formylglycine-generating enzyme family protein; translation: MAVSTCYAQREGVLEARPDQGRYVELDGVFLVPYEATIPGSSVTFWMEPIPGGKTTVGDLETGETVTVELAPYWIGRTEVTWAEYRLYMDLCTVFEKFDDAGVRQVTDDNRVDAVTAPSKLYEASFTFGSGDEPDLPAVSMTQFAAKQYTKWLSLLSGDRYRLPSEAEWEHACRAGTTTAYSFGNDNDVIDEYAWTDNNADYETQAVAQKRPNPWGLYDMHGNASEWVLDAYSEAPYSDLNDEDGPSGEPPVAWPTKLFPRVLKGGSAFLATEEATSAARRASDDDTWQDYDPNRPKSPWWFANDDAQDVGFRFVRPYHTPSREQLNRYWDADLPRIQRVADIRIDDEGRGERGLVDPELPAAIEHHGR
- a CDS encoding Gfo/Idh/MocA family protein, whose protein sequence is MPNNSSANTASDASRRDFLKHSVAAGSLAATLAANPIARAAHSGADETMRVGLVGCGGRGRGAAIDALTADPNTKLVAVGDAFLDRAEGGLEAIQFEDSVADRVAVDKDHVFDGFDNFKKVIDSGVDVVILATPPHFRPEQFAYAVEKGKHVFIEKPVSVDMAGAASIAETCKLAASKGLSIVSGLCWRYDLGVRETMKRIEDGAIGEIVAIESCYNSDTLWHRGDKADWSRMEYQLRNWLYYTWLSGDIIAEQAIHSLDKTAWLLGDLSPTKAMGIGGRQQRTDPKYGNVFDHFTVFYEYPTGQSVYFTCRQQHKCTQRVDEIVHGTKGKAEILANRIWNPSGSEWRYDGPKPSMYLNEHVEFFKSIRDNEPIDNGHYMVNSTRIAHLGRMAAYSGQTLSWDEAIADPTRLGPDQYSWSDVPEPPVAIPGVLAKA
- a CDS encoding sugar phosphate isomerase/epimerase family protein; amino-acid sequence: MNINLSRRRFGAVIAATAAVAAAPKRAIAETSSGLSPAPTGPAPTGLGDDVKTFRKAVKWGMIDIDGPPLDKFQLCQELGYDGMELISPGQPPIDELRAAVAQTGMPIHGLVNERHWQVRLSAPDQATRDAARAILEQAIRDAHAMGGFTVLLVPGVVNEEANHDQVWKRSVAEIKKVLPLASLLGVRVLIENVWNGFCETPEQLRDYLDEIDSPWVGSYYDIGNSQKFSASENWIRVLGSRIVKLDVKDWGVTAGFCKIGDGDVNWAAVREALAEINFSGWCTAEVTGGGRDELADISRRMDQVLLG
- a CDS encoding spherulation-specific family 4 protein, giving the protein MTPRPLIPSYRSWGGAIARLLTLLAILPLVGASAGAAFALEIIVPAYFYPSPGSDWGRMTAALDQAPITAIMNPGNGPGANRDANYDAVTDAFTTAGGNLIGYVYSSYGARPLNQVLTDIDRYAQWYPIEGIFVDEFTNTSDPAVLDYYNAIYEHVKGINPEWEVMGNPGTTTVEAYLTRPTADRLMVWENFGSTYPGHTPSAWNADYDSTRFVNLLHTLASGDTAASYVDLAVERNVGGVYFTDDVLGNPWDRLPTYWDQFVAKVAAVNNRVEGPLQTLSNFVADGAIVIDAPRDGWAGVAAFDADPAGDTPAALDIDSVTIANDTDDLFIRLTFNAGNGQPAALGSAHRIYLDTDGDRGTGYYGDGGAFAIGADYLVLNNRLYGFQGKTQGTFSWNFLQDIPADATTTDDIEWSLPLAAVGGAEGFDFLVQTNDAAGPDYVPDAAATGALGNAYRYEIATPPLAGDYDADGDVDLADYSHWLARYGSVDTTADGNGDGAVDAADYTVWRDAYAATTSAKAVPEPSSAVMLFTLKLIDWRRRHAATRY